GTCAATTACTTTTGAAGTTTTAGAACAGTCTACTAAATATCACAGTTCTTTCCAGTTATGTTTCATTTGCATGTTCATATCACATTGGGGTGTGAAACCCAAAACATACATGTGATGTAATTCATGGGTATCTTTTTAATGTAAACCTAGATAATAAAAACACAAGACCATTAATATCAAATTTATTTGTAAACCACCAAAGATCTTCAATTGTTGTTTTGTGGTTTTCTCTGCACTTAATACCCTTTGGCAATTTGGTTTGCAGATGTACCCAGCTTTTCTTGATGTTGAAACAAAATACTTTCCATAATGGCATACACTGGAACACAGGACTTCTCTTCTTTAATGGCAGTGTCTTGTAATTAGGGGATAGGCAAAAGGGCtggctgtgtgtctgtgtcttCTACTTTATCTGCCTCCCTTCCCTCTAGGTCATCTAATCCATCCCTTTTGGTCAGAGAGTGCGATCCTCCCTCTTTTAGTCACTCTACTTTTAACCAGTCATGAAGACACATCTCTGGTGTGCCCAGAACATTTAAAATGTCACAGTCAACATATAATACAAACATAGAAACAAAGCTGACAATACAGAAATGAACACATGAAGGGCAGATAGTAAATGTTTCCATCACATCACTTTCttgaattcaataaaaaaaaaaaaaaaaaaataatgagctCAAATCAGAAattttggcaccaataaaaaaacaaatctgccacggaaaaaaaagccctcaatgcacattataaaaaaaaataaagaataaattgTACTCCACTTTCTTGTGTCATACACTGACATTTTCATTCATTCCTTGCTGCAGCATAATTTATTCACATCCACACACAGCTAATAACCATGCACTTATTCTTGAAGTACCGACTGCACACACCACTATATTAGGCATCTATTCGTCCTCACTACCACTACAAAGATATTCAACACAACTGTAACTTAAAACcgcacccattcacattccaagGAATGTTTTATGGCTGCCTTACCAGCTACACAGCCCTCTCTGATGTTCCTGAAACTTACAAAACACATAGCTTTTCTGGAAACAGATGCACACACACCAAACCCAGAATTTCTGATAAGCTCTATGGCTTATTTCTGCCATTATTTGCCAACATCTTCTGATCTTCACTTTCCATCAAAAGCTTATAACAAGACAGCATACTCTACAAATCATAAAACACCTTGGTTACAGAGAAACAGGATTAAAAGTAATGAAGTGGCCAACCCACTATCCTGACTAGGGTTAAGCGAAttaaagcatccaaagtggaattcgatccgaagtttTGGAAAAACTTGATTCacaacaaatctgaatttcctggcgctattttcctaaaatggcggcgacgtgttacaaagtgaaagtaaaaagcctGGGAACAAAAGATCACCTATAATAAAGTGCAGCCAGCTAATCAACAGCTGGTCagccccggtgatgtcacagccctataaaaataataatcccgcCTGATCTCAGCCATTTTACATTGAACTGAGCATAGAGAAAAAAGTGACaactgctagggacagtgtttaacaAAGCTTTAATTGTACAATCttggatagggagactgcagggatagTGTTGGGAGATCAGAGTTGCTACACACTGTAAGGAGAGCACACCTTAGAACTACCTACAAATTAACTATAGGGAAGGAATGAAACTGAGGCTGTAGGCCACAGCTCAGACAGTGCAAGCTAAAGGCTATGTGGCAGGAGAATAAAGGAGACAACCCTAACATACAGTCATGGGTGTGGTCTATTAGGtcaaatccagaaaaaaaaaaaaaaaaaaaacagttatgATTCTTGGGATGTGGAGATGTAAAAACTTAGTGGTAATGTTGATGTTTTTCCCATCCCCcacaaagagttaataaaagttagtcAGCAAGTTCCGTGCATCCCAAAACACTGCCAttgaaaactacaacttgtcctgcaaaaaacaagccctcaaagtTAAgttggtggaaaaataaaaacgttatagCTCCTGGAATGAgaagaaggaaaaatgaaaaaaaataaaataaataacgcttggtcactaaggcccaaaacaggttaGTCACTAAAGGGTAAATAGCATTGATCTACAAGTGTACAGTAGTTTATAATGTCAGTTTAATAACATTGTGAATATGTGCAATAAAAAGGTGAAATGAAAAATTTGCAGCAATAGACATTTCAGTAGAAATACTTTCTGAGTTCATCAGCCTCTGCTTTCATCTCTTCCTCAGATCTCCACTTCTCTGAAGCTGACAGTTCTTCTTTATCATCGTTATGCAAAACTTCATACACAGTGTCATTTTTTTCAAAATCCCCTGTTCTCCTGGGTAAAATGTGCACATGAACATGAGGAACAGTTTGTCCTGCTTCTGGACCATCCTGGATTGAGATGGTTAGAGAAGTGCCAACAAAGTGTTTTTCTACTATGCTGGATACTCTCTGTACTGTGATAAAGAGGTCATTTATTTCTTCAGGCATCAGGTCTTTAAAACGTTGCAGAGGCCTTATAGGACAAACTAGCACATGTCCTGGTACCACTGGTTTCCTATTCACAAGGGCAAAAGACAACTCCGTCCTTAAGAAGATAACTGTTGGCTTAATGAGTTGTTTACCAAACCACAAAGAcatggcagaaaaaaaattgtgagcaATTGAAAGATTCCTTTATAGacttaatttaaaaaagtattgcgTTCTTCTGAAGATAGGaaagtataatatttttttgaTGGGAATGGCAAGAACCATCAAATTTCATTTATTTCTGGTTGGAATAAGGTACAAACTCAAACTGAAGTGAGACTCAATGCTTTAACATTTAAAATCGATTGTCCAAGGTTTCATAATTCTAGAACTGGATGCTTTACCAGAATTATAACAGTATGTTGATGCTGAAAGACAAGAAAACAAGAATGTTAGAactttttgattacatttttttacaaaatcAGAAAAACAAACTGAACTGTGCTAGTGAATACATTACTAGGATTAGAAGTACgaaaagaaataaaaatcttttagaatttaatttttttttttaaaggagggggGGATACTTATTTTTCAATTAATGAAGTGTTCCACTTATGAAAGTTATTCCCCATCTACTGGAACCTCCACTGATCGCGagaatgaatagagcagcagcACAGCTGATCCATTTGGATGATGGAAAGGGAccccattctcaagatctttgggGTCCCAAAGGTCAAAACCCCACTGTTCAGTCAGTTATCTCTGATATGGTGGATAGGCAATAACTTGCAGGACCTCAAACACTCCTTTAAACTATTTTTAAACTTAAAAAGGTCGGACGGGGCGATTAATAAAATTTATTCAATTAATTTGCCTTTGAGGATACTGTATCAGAATCGTCACAATGATTTGCCCGCCACTAAGCCCGGCCACTGTCATCTATTTCCCCCCCTCTCCTTTCAGTGCTGCTGTTCTAATCCTCCCCACAGGGCAGGCTGCATTTACAggttagctgaaagtctatggaAGTTCTGTTCAAAATAAtaacagtcagacatcactaaccggatcaatcactgtttttggtagaaattatatttctacatagcaaataatttactagcaggtgtagtagagtaatagaaatccaacagtcatgacatgcatgctgccgattctctgtaattcaatcacttaagGGCATGTTCAAagtaatagcagtgtggagttcaattagtgaggtcattcattctttgaaaaacaggtggcaattattgcccttatttaggaaggaagcaaatgttgtacatgctggttacagtgcatttctctctgaaattctgaggaaactgggttgttccagacattgttcagaagaacagcctaccttgattaaaaagttgattggagaggggaaaacgtATAaagaagaagtgcagaaaatgataggctgctcagctaaaatgatcgcaaatgctttaaa
This Bufo gargarizans isolate SCDJY-AF-19 chromosome 7, ASM1485885v1, whole genome shotgun sequence DNA region includes the following protein-coding sequences:
- the FHIT gene encoding bis(5'-adenosyl)-triphosphatase; protein product: MSLWFGKQLIKPTVIFLRTELSFALVNRKPVVPGHVLVCPIRPLQRFKDLMPEEINDLFITVQRVSSIVEKHFVGTSLTISIQDGPEAGQTVPHVHVHILPRRTGDFEKNDTVYEVLHNDDKEELSASEKWRSEEEMKAEADELRKYFY